The window ACGCGCTCGCCCAGCTCCTCGGCGATGACCGTCGGCAGCGTCACGTAGGGCGTCCGGGTGTCCGGGATCATCGAGACCAGCCGCGGCGAGGAGTAGAGGCGCTCGAGGACGCCACTGCCGAGCGCGCGCACGGCGTACCGGCCCAGCGAGGACTCGACCAGCCGGTCGCTCCAGTCGGCCAGCGGCTCGACCTCCCCCAGGCTTCCCAGGTTCCGGTAAGCGCTCGGCCGGAGCTTCTCCATCACGCCCTCGCCGTGGAGCTTCTCCTCGTACAGCTGTCCGGCCCGCTCCGGACGCCCGCGGGACCGCGCGTCCACGAACGCCTCGGCGGCCAGCGCGCCCGCGGTGACGGCGTGGTTCATCCCCTTGATGATCGGCCCCTGCGCCTGCATCTGGCCGGCGGCGTCGCCGACCACAAGTAGGCGACCCTCGTGGGGCGACTCCAGCGCGACCTTCTTCGAATCCGGGACGAGCTTCGCCGAGTACTCCCGCTCGCGGTAGTCGTCGCCGAGCCAGCGGGCCATGAGCGGATGGGTCAGCAAATTGTCCAGCAACTCGTGCGGTTCGGCCCGCTCCGCGGCGATGGAGTCGAGGTGGAACACGGTCCCGACGGACAGCGAGTCCCGGTTCGTGTAGAGGAACCCGCCGCCGCGGACGCCGTCGAAGAGGTCGCCCGAGAACAGGTGGGCGACGCCCTCGTCGTCGTCGACGCCGAAGCGCTCGTTGATCGCGTCCGGTTCCACGTCCACCACGGCCTTGACGCCCTGGTACCACTCCTCGGGCTCCTCCCAGTCCATCAGGCCGGCGTCGCGGGCCAGTTCGGAGTTGACGCCGTCGGCCGCGACGATCAGGTCCGCCGTGATGGGGTCGAGTTCCGCCGTCTCGACGCCGACGATCTCGCCGCCGTCTCGCAACAGACCCGTCACTCGCACCTCCGTCAGCAGGCCGCCGCCGGTCTCCCGGGTCATCTCGTGGACGCGCTCGGCGAGCCAGGAGTCCATCTTCCGCCGCAGCACCGAGTCGGCCCACTCGGTGTCGTGGTGGTGTAGCTCGGAGATGTCGAACGTCGCGACCCGGTCGCCGGCGACGTTGTGGATGTAGTTCTCCGTCGCCGGGCGCTCGGTGGCCTCCTCGCGGAAGCCGGGGAACAGGCCGTCGATGGTGTACGGCGCCGACTCCTCGGCGTAGATCAGCCCGCCGGAGACGTTCTTCGACCCGGCGTCGACGCCCCGCTCGAGGACCAGCGTCTCGACGCCGTTGTTCGCCAGCGTCGCCGCCGCCGCGGCCCCGCCGGGGCCACAGCCGACGACGACCGCCTCGTAGTGCTCGGAGTCGTCGGTCGCGCCGACGCGCCCGTCGGTCGCACCGTCCTCCTCGACGGCCCCGCCGTCGTCAGTCATCGTCGCTCACCTCCTGCAGGGCCGCGGCGAACTCGCCGCGCTCCAGCGCC of the Halomicrobium salinisoli genome contains:
- a CDS encoding FAD-dependent monooxygenase, coding for MTDDGGAVEEDGATDGRVGATDDSEHYEAVVVGCGPGGAAAAATLANNGVETLVLERGVDAGSKNVSGGLIYAEESAPYTIDGLFPGFREEATERPATENYIHNVAGDRVATFDISELHHHDTEWADSVLRRKMDSWLAERVHEMTRETGGGLLTEVRVTGLLRDGGEIVGVETAELDPITADLIVAADGVNSELARDAGLMDWEEPEEWYQGVKAVVDVEPDAINERFGVDDDEGVAHLFSGDLFDGVRGGGFLYTNRDSLSVGTVFHLDSIAAERAEPHELLDNLLTHPLMARWLGDDYREREYSAKLVPDSKKVALESPHEGRLLVVGDAAGQMQAQGPIIKGMNHAVTAGALAAEAFVDARSRGRPERAGQLYEEKLHGEGVMEKLRPSAYRNLGSLGEVEPLADWSDRLVESSLGRYAVRALGSGVLERLYSSPRLVSMIPDTRTPYVTLPTVIAEELGERVTDRNEVEPPELDDRIGELTYDVGDPHIELVDNSYAASGTAVTACPVSAEDFGGGCYRDERVKTNGHEEHVVSLDTQPCVECGTCAVVAETDWEHPDGGKGVEFREG